In Synergistes jonesii, the genomic stretch CGCATACTGCGCCGTACCGTGATGGTCTGCTCCTTGAGGTCAATGTCCTGCCATGTGAGAGCGCAGACCTCGCCGATCCGAAGCCCGGTGTAGTAGGCGATCTGGATGGGCAGGAGCGCCGGATTCTCTTTCTTTTTCAGATAGTCCGTCAGCGCCTTGTACTGCTCGAAGGAGATCGTGGGGACGGTCAGCCCGTCCTCGCTGTCTCCACCCCACAGTTCATAGCTTTCCTGCTTTTGCCTGATCTTGATATACTGCATCGGGTTGAAGGTCAGCAGCCGCTTGGGGAAGACCGCAAACCGGAACGCTCCCTGCATCACTGCCGAGAACTGCCGCATATACCCCTTGCTGATGGGCTTTACTTCCGTTCCGTCGGCGTTGGTGCCTCCGAAGGACAGGAGATCGAAGAATGCCTGCAAATGCTCCGACGTGACGGTTTTGAGCTTCCGGCTGCCGATGGGAAACTGCTTGATGCGTCCCACAGCGCCCTGATAGGCCATGACTGTGCCGTTGGAGAGATTGCCGGGCTTGACTTCTTCCTCGATCCACATATCCAGCAGATCGCCCACCGTGACGTTTTCGGATTTGGCAACGAACTTCTTCGCCTCGTAATCCTCCATCGCCTTGCGGAGCAGGGCTTCCGTCTCGGACTTGCTCTCCGTCCCGGCGCATTCCTTCTGCACCAGATTTCCGCTCTCGTTTTCTACGTAGAAGCGGTAGTACCACTTTTTGCCTTTCTTTCTGACAGATCCTTTTGCCATAGATCGTGATTCTCCTTTCCGTATCCGTGGCAATCGGGTCTGTGACATATGGTGTGCGTGTTACCATATCCGCCGGTCGTTATGACCGGCTTTTTTCGTTCCCGTATTCAGATTTCAAGGTACCACGGTACTTTTATGTACCTTTTGCGCGTTGCTCAGCTTCTTTAGCGGCCAGCCTGCGTTCCGATTCCTCTACCATGCCAAGCAGCTTTGGGACGGATATTTGAGTTCGTCCTTCATCGTAGAAATGCAGGATGCCGTCCAGGTATCGCTTCATATCCTCCACCGGGACTTCCATTTCCTTCTGGTAGACCTGCTCGGTGATGGAGCCGATGTGGATGGCATATTTCCCGATGGACTCTTTCAGGACTTCATCCTCTGCCACTTCATCGACCTTCTTCATGGAGATCGCCCAGTACTTTGTGAGAATGGCATAGAGGTCTACAAGCTGACCGAGGAATGTCGTCAAAAGCTGCTGGTGCGGCTCTCCCTTAACGGAGGAAGTCACTGTTTCCAGATAACTCTTGATGTGCTTCTCCAGTTCCATCTGGCAGACGGTATAGCTGTTGTATTCCTTATCATCGGAAAGCCCCGTCAGCCATTCGGGAGTGGTAAGCAGCGCTTCCGCAAGGCCGTTGATGACCATGGTTCGTTTCGGATCGACGCCATCCGCTTCATATCTCTGGATGGTGGACTTGTTGACGCTGATCCGTTTCCCCAACTCCGGCATGGACAGGCCGAGTTCTGTCCGGCGTTCCTTAACACGTTGGCCGACCTGTTTCGGGCTGAATATTTCTTTGTATTTCGCTCCTGCGGAGGGCCTGTATCGAGTGTTCGGGCCTCCTGCCTCACATTCGATACAGAGAAAAACGCTGACGCATTTTTCTACCGCTGCCCCGACAATCGGCGGTTGTCTTTGCAGCGGCAACTGCTTTCGCAGTTGCAAAAGAGGACACGCAGGCGTTTACAGAAACGGAGGTGAATGATGGCACGGCACGGCACAGCTTTATCCAGATGTCGAAACTGTCAAATGTCAAGGGAAGAATCGGATATATTTCAGACCCAAAGCGGCAGGAGCACCTGTATGCCACTTTCACTACAAGGGAAGATATTTCCTTCTGGAACGATCTGGCGAAGGAATGTCAGGAGGAATTCCGGCACTATGAAACAGAGGGAAAATGTATTGAGGCACGGGAACTGATCATTGCGCTGCCGGAGGAATACACGCAGTTTGATCCAAAACAGGTGTTAGAGGAGTTCACGACACAATTCAAGAAGC encodes the following:
- a CDS encoding tyrosine-type recombinase/integrase, with the translated sequence MAKGSVRKKGKKWYYRFYVENESGNLVQKECAGTESKSETEALLRKAMEDYEAKKFVAKSENVTVGDLLDMWIEEEVKPGNLSNGTVMAYQGAVGRIKQFPIGSRKLKTVTSEHLQAFFDLLSFGGTNADGTEVKPISKGYMRQFSAVMQGAFRFAVFPKRLLTFNPMQYIKIRQKQESYELWGGDSEDGLTVPTISFEQYKALTDYLKKKENPALLPIQIAYYTGLRIGEVCALTWQDIDLKEQTITVRRSMRYNGARHKTEVGTTKRSKIRTVDFCDTLAAILKAARTEQHKNRFKYGELYSLNYYRQVQERGRSYYELYSLQRSEEVPEDYREIDFVCLRPDGCFESSSTVGIACRTASKKVPGLEGFHFHQLRHTFTSNLLSNGATLKDVQELLGHADVSTTMNIYAHSTREAKRSSARLLDKVIGGN
- a CDS encoding helix-turn-helix domain-containing protein codes for the protein MQLRKQLPLQRQPPIVGAAVEKCVSVFLCIECEAGGPNTRYRPSAGAKYKEIFSPKQVGQRVKERRTELGLSMPELGKRISVNKSTIQRYEADGVDPKRTMVINGLAEALLTTPEWLTGLSDDKEYNSYTVCQMELEKHIKSYLETVTSSVKGEPHQQLLTTFLGQLVDLYAILTKYWAISMKKVDEVAEDEVLKESIGKYAIHIGSITEQVYQKEMEVPVEDMKRYLDGILHFYDEGRTQISVPKLLGMVEESERRLAAKEAEQRAKGT